The DNA segment ACCCCTTCCTTGGCTTCAAGAGCCTGATGCAGACCATCTGAAAAACGGCGACCGGGCATTAAGCGGCCGGTAAATTCATCAACAATAACAACCTGACCGTCTTTGACGATGTAATCGACATCAAGAGAAAAAAGATGATGGGCCTTTAAAGCCTGCATGATGTGGTGCTGAAAAGAAATATGCTTGGGGTCATAGAGGTTGTCTATTCCAAGAATCTCCTCACAGCGGCTTACACCGTCATCAGTCATGGTCACGGCTTTGGCTTTTTCGTCAATTTCAAAATCACGCTCGACTTTCAGCATCGGGATAATACTGTTTATGCGGGCATAAAGCGTTGTTGATTCATCAGAAGCACCGGAAATAATAAGCGGAGTACGGGCTTCATCAATAAGGATGGAGTCCACTTCATCGACTATGGCAAAATTGAGTTCGCGCTGGACCAGCTGTTCCTTGTAAAATTTCATATTATCGCGCAGATAATCAAAACCGAACTCGTTGTTGGTTCCATAGACTATATCTGATGCGTAAGCTTCCTTGCGCTGATTATCATCAAGGCCGTGAACAATGACGCCTACAGTGAGTCCCAAGAAATTATAAAGCTTGCCCATCCATTCGGAGTCACGGCTTGCCAGATAATCGTTAACAGTGACCAGATGCACGCCTTTACCGGAAAGAGCATTCAGGACAGCAGGAAGTGTCGCCACAAGGGTTTTACCTTCACCAGTCTTCATTTCAGCTATTTTACCCTGATGAAGAACGATTCCACCGACCATCTGGACATCATAATGCCTCATCCCAAGGGATCTTTTACCTGCTTCACGCACAAGGGCAAAGACTTCCGGCAGAAGATCGTCAAGATCTCTACCGTTTGCAACCTCTTCTTTCCATGCTGAAATTTTTTGTGGAAAATCTTCATCATTCAGCTTTTCCATTTCAGGCTCATAGGAAGCAATCGAATCAATGAGCGGCTTTAATTTTTTTATAAATCTTTCATTTCTGGAGCCGAAAATCTTTGAAAAAACAGCGTTGATCATTAACTATCCTTTTTCCTGCACGGCGCTGGCCGCATATTATCCATATTTATTTTTAAAGAAGCACTGCCATCTAATAAGACTTTAATTCAAAATATCAAGCCAATGGCCTGCAAAAATATCTTTATCCGTCAGGGAAGCCAGCTGAATAACACAAGCCGAGCATCCACTTAAAATCTGGGGCTTTTCACTGCCGTCCCCGAGCAGTTCATTCAGACAATGCCTGCCTACTGTCCGGGATAGCTCGGGAGCCCCAAGCTGCATAACTCCGCCAAACCCGCAACAGAGATCTTTCCTTACAGGTGAAAGACGCTCCCCGGCAATCTGCTGCACAAGAAGTTCATCGCTGTCATTCTCAGGAGCATGACAGGGATGGTGGTAAACAACCTTTTCAGGGGCATTTTCACCATATTTAACCGCACTTCCGATAAGTAGAGCTGAAAGCGGTTTCAGCGAGTTCTGCCAGTTCTCATAATCAGCATCTGACTCAAAATCATCCGGGCTGTAATCCGCAAGCCCCTTGAGACAGGTTGCACAGATTGTAACCAGCACAGGCATACCGGAATCTTTCCAGAAGCGGATGTTGTTTATACGCGCCCTGTTTTGAACATCAAGAAGTCCGGCACTGCCCATTGAAGAACCACAGCAGGTGAAGCCGGAATAGTCCAGAATATCAAATCCGAGATCATTCATAAACTTTTCCGCTTTCTGCGTCCAATCTTTGCGGGAGTACCGGGCAACGCATCCCGGAAAAAGAACTGCTTTACGGCCCTCAAATTTCTTTTCAACATCAAGTGCAGCCCACGGTTCCGGGGAGTCCGCAAAAAGTGCATCCATTTTCCTGCGGGCGGAACCGAAAGCACCGGGCATTCTGCTCGAAGAAAGATGTGACAAGGCTGAAGCAAGCGGCCACATAAGTCCCGGGGACTTAAGCCATAAGTTCCAGCAGGACCTTAAAAATCCACCGCTGTCCGAGCGCAGTCCTGAAACAAAATCTGCCCCGGACATATTCTGGGGACAGTTTTCAGCACAGCGTCCACAGGAAAGACATAAGGATGCCAGCGCATTGAAATCTTTTTCACTAAGACCTTCTTCATCATCCAGCGATTGAAGAAAAAATTTCGATCTGGGAGCAAGCTCTTCTCTGCCTGTAGCTTTAAACAGCGGACAAACTTCAAGACATTTACCGCACTGTACGCAACTTCCGGGTTTCTTTTTCATTTCAGTTCCTTCCCCGGATTCATAATATTCAAAGGATCAAAGACATTTTTAATGTCCCTCATCAGCGTAAGCTCGGTTTCGCTCAACTGCATTCGGGCATACCCGCCTTTGGTTAGCCCCATTCCATGTTCACCGGAAAGAGTCCCGCCAAGAGACAACGTCAGCCTGAAAATATCCTTCTTTGCCTTTAATGCTAACCCTTTTTGATCTTTTTCCGAACCGTCGTACATTACACTTACGTGAATATTTCCATCCCCGAGGTGACCGAAACACAAGACTGTAAGTCCGTAACGTTCGCCAATTTTATGAAAACCCTCAATTGCTTCAGGAACACTTCCACGAGGCACAGCAACATCCTCGCCCTGTTTATCAGGAGCAAGGTTGAAGGCTGCGGGACTGATAACCCGCCGCAATTCCCAGAGACTTTCCTGATCATCACCGAGCCCTTTTTCGATAAAAGTAGGGCTGGCTTCATTTATGGCGGATGACATTTTTTCCAGATCAGACCTTACGGAAGAATCAGAACCGTCAATCTTAAGAAGCAGAAGGCCTCCGGTTCCATCAGGCCATGGGACATCGGAATGCATTTCCAGAGCGCGAATGGTGTTCCGGTCCATAAGTTCCATTGCTGTGGGCAGAATACCACACCCGAAAACAGCCCCGGCACCTTTCAAAGCGTCTGTAATATTTTTAAATCCGCATAAAACTGAAGCGGAGGTTTCCGGTAGAGGAAGGAGTTTTAATACAGCCTCGGTGATAAAAGCCAGTGTTCCGGCGGAGCCTACCAGCAGCCTTGTCAGGTCCAGCCCGACAACATTTTTATGGGTCCGGCCTCCGGTATGAATAATTTTGCCGCCCGGAAGGACTGCTTCCAGCCCGAGGACATAATCTCTGGTCACGCCATATTTAACAGCACGCATACCCCCGGCACATGTGGAGATGTTGCCGCCTATAGTCGAAATTTTATAGCTTGCCGGGTCCGGAGGATAAAAAAGACCTTCAGCTTCAACGGCCTTCTGGAGTTGCGCTGTAACTACCCCCGGCTGAACCCGGACAGTGAAATCTGATTTGTTGATTTCAAGAATCCTGTTCATGCCCAGAGTGGAAACGACAACCCCGCCATTCACAGGTACACATCCGCCAACTTTATTGGTTGCTCTGGCTCTGGGGTAAACAGGGACTTTATTCTTTTGAGCCCATTCGAGAAGTCTGCGGACCTGTTCAGTTGATTCAGGCTTGACCAGAGCAACAGGAAGAGCGTGCAGCCGGCTGGCATCCACCCCGCAGGAAAGAAGCTCTCCTTTTGTAAATCCGCATTGATCACCGGGGAAAATTTTTTCAAGCTGCTTACGCTGCGAGCGTGATAATTTATCGATAAAAAAAGACATAGCTAAATGCTCCGTTGCTAAAGGGATAAGCATCACGGAACCCAAAGGCAAGTACAATAATCAGGAATCCACTTCCCAGACAGAGCGGACACATTCAATTAAAGCTCTGACCACGGGATCAGAAGACATCCCGTGCTTATATCCAAAATATAATCCCAGAATAAGCCCCTGACTTTTACAGGTGCAGATCCCGCCTTTAGCCTCTTCAGCATCGGCTTCATCAGCCCTCATCAGGGTCAGACCGGTTTCAGAGCGGACAAGTGTCGCATGGGCATCTTCGCTGTCAGCTACCATGGCTTTACGAATTTCAAGATTTCTAGAAGAAAATTCGCGGGTAAGGTGGTGGTGAAAGGAGCATTCAGGGGGAGTCCATATCCACGGCATTTCAGCCAGATCCTCCCAGCTTGCATTTTCGATCTTATCCTGCCATGCCGAAGGCCCGACAATTTTCAGGTGCGGTTGTTCCAGCATAAATGCTGAAATTTCTTCAGGCTGGTTTATGGAATAAAAAAAGCCGGACTCAAGCTCACCGGCAGCAATATCTTTTCTGATATCCCAGGTAGAACTCTGGTTAAGGCTTAAAGCAAGACCCGGATATTTTTTATTTATGGCTTTTATCAACGCCGGGGTACGCAGATAGATAGGGGAAGTATGCAGTCCCACACGAGCAAGTCCTCTGACCTCACCGGAAAGCCCCTTTGCCGCCAGCTTCAATTCTTTAGCCGCATCAAGCACGGCTACAGCTTTTTCAAGAAGGATTTTACCTTCCGCTGTTAAGGCCATTCCTTTGGCTGAACGCTTGAATAAGCGAATCGAAAATTCTTCCTCAAGCGCTTTTATATGCAGACTGATAGCAGACTGACTTGCATGCAGTCGTTCAGCAGAGCGGGTAAGGTTCCCCTCTTCCGCCACAACTGCAAATGTTTTTATCTGGTATAATTCCACTATCCATTATTCCACTTTAAAATTTTTAAAGACCGCGTTTAAATATTCCCGTTTGATTGATATTCGCAAAAAAGGCATGCTTTTTCTACGCAATAATTAAAACGCCTTCCGGCCCACCAAAAGGAGGGAAGAAATGGAAAAGCGCAAAGGTAACATCATTACCCAAATTTTTACTCCTGAAGACAGCCTCATCTATCAGGAAAGCCTCGGTCCGGTTGTCGGCACCGTGAAAACTATGTTCTGGGTTTCCATGGCAATGGTTTTCACCCTGCTCATATCCGGATTGCAGTAATCAGGGAGGGAGCCGGACTCTTCTCCTGCTTTGGAGTCCGGTTCTCGCAAGCCTTCATTTTCAGCGGAAAACTGACGTCAGCAATGGCGAAAGATTTCCGCTGTTTTTTTTATTTATAACTAGCAAGCTGCCTTGCGGTATCTCTTGCGATATCACGGCGCTTTAATTCTTCTTTACGATTATGGACATTGCGTCCTTTTGCCAAAGCTATTTCAAGTTTTATTTTGCCTCTTGAAAGGTACAGGCGCACGGGAACCACTGTCAGTCCCTTCTGCTCACACTTTACTCTAAGCTTTTCAATCTGGTCGGCATGCAAAAGGAGCTTGCGCGGCCTGTCCGGCTCATGCTGGTCATAACCGGCATGATCATACGGTGCGATATGCACACCAAGCAGCCAGGCCTCACCTTCTTTAAAATTTATATAGCCGTCCATAAAGCTGACCAGACCGGCCCGAAGTGATTTGACTTCACTTCCGGTCAAGACCAGACCGGCTTCAAGATTTTCCAGAAAATCATAATTTCTTCTGGCTGTTCTGTTCAGGGCAATAGAGCCCGGAGCTTTTTTCTTTTTTTTTGATTTTGCCATAATTTCTATATTTAATTATCCAGAAGCGAAGCATAAAAAATCAACTCTTCGGGGTATTTCTTAAAAATATTTTCTGTAACCAGCTTATTGATTCGTCCAACTGTTCTGCAATTCAGAACTTCCCTCAGCAGCTGTTTGCATTCCGGCATTTTGAGCTGGCGCAAGATTCTTTTTATGCCGGGAATGGCCTGTGGCGTCAGACTGATACTGTCTATCTGCATACCCATTAAAATAGGCAGGCAATACGGATCGGAAGCTACTTCTCCGCAGAGACTGACTTCTATACCGGCCCTGTGCCCGGCATCAACCACATATTTAATCGACCGGACAACAGCCGGATGCAAAGGCTGATAAAGATAGGAAACATGATGATTGGTCCGGTCTATGCCAAGACTGTACTGGATCAGATCATTTGTTCCAACACTGAAAAAGTCTACTTCCTGAGCCAGAATTTCAGCTATCATAACCGCTGCCGGCAGCTCGATCATTATTCCCACAGGCATATCCGGATTAAAAGGCTTACCTTCGCTTCTCAGTTCCTGCTGCACGCTGAAAATCATGCTTTTAGCCTGCAATACTTCCTTCAGCCCCGAAATCATTGGAAACATAAGAGAAATATTACCGTGAACACTGGCCCTGAGGATTGCTCTGATCTGGGTTCTGAAAAGATCCTCATGCTTCAGACAAAATCTTATGGCCCTTAGTCCCATAGCCGGGTTGGCTTCATCAAGCTGCCCGAACTTGGACATAAACTTGTCGGACCCTAGATCAAGAGTTCTGAGCACCACCTTGTTGGGTGACATAATTGAAGCGAGATCAGAATATTTCTCATAAAGCTCTTCTTCCGTGGGCAGTTCGCTGCGGCTCATATAGGAATATTCTGTTCTAAAAAGTCCTATACCGTCACCACCGTTATCAATAACAGCCGCAACTTCTTCAAAAAGTTCAATATTTGACAACACACCGACCTGATAACCGTCAACGGTTTCAGCAGGCAGATGGCAGCTTCTTATAATCGTACGCTGATAATCTTCAAACTGATTCTGAAGATTGTAATAGTATTCAAGTTCTTCTTCGTCAGGGTCTACAAGCACTTGTCCTGAAAGACCGTCAATGACAACAAAATCACCATCCATTACTTCGGCTTCAAGATCATCAACCCCGACCAGGGCCGGAATATTCAAAGTTCTGGCCAGAATGCCTGTATGTGAAGTTTTGCCACCCAGTGTGGTCACAAAAGACATGAGCCTGTTTATCTCAAGCTCAATTGTATCGGCCGGAGTCAGGTCATGGGCCATAAGAATTACACGGCCTTCAATAGGACGGAGATCCACATCGTTACCAATGAGGCAGCTTTGAACCCTTCCGGCTACCTGCCGGACGTCCTGCATACGTTCCCTGATATATTTATCTTCAAGAGCTCCAAACGCTTTTTCAAAATCATTAATCGCTTTTTCAAGAGCCCACTCGGCATTGATCTCCATGTCCTGAACATATTTGACAGCTGATCCGCAGAGTTTGGGGTCTTTAAGCATCATAAGATGCGAATCGATAATAAGTTTGTGCTCTTTAAGCTCATCAGGGACTTTATCATGAACGGCTTCAAGCTCGGCTTCCGCATCTCTAAAAGCGCGTTTTACCCTTTCAACTTCCTCTTCGACACGCTCAGTACTGACATTGTGTCGGGGAAGCCGGGCTGTAATGCTGCGATTCAGAAAATAGGCTTTGCCTATGGCAATTCCTGTGGATACCGAAATTCCGTGCAATCTGGCTCTGGCCACTATTTTTCCTCTCCGAAGCGGGATTTGAAAAGTTCTTCAATGCAGTCAAGAGCACCTACAGCATCTTTTCCTGCGGCCCTTATCTCAAGTCTGCTGCCTTGTGCAGCGGCAAGAGTAAGAAGATCGAGAATACTTTTAGCGTCAACCTCCTGAGACTCCCATACGACCGTTATCTCGGCCTCAAACTTCTGGGATTCCTGAGCCAGCCGCGCCGCCGGGCGGGCATGCAGTCCAAGCTGGTTTGCCACAACTACTGTTCTGGCCAACACATCACCGCTTTGCGGAGACTCTTCATGCAGCGCGCTGTTATTAGTCATTTCTAATTGATCCTATATAGTTAAAGTTCCGCAAAAGCGGATATTTACTGCTGATAAATTCCGGACATAAAAATCCAGATGACAAAAAACAGGACAGCTACCAGTTCACGGGAAATTTTCCGTGAATTTATAAGCCATCCAAGAACACCTAAAGCGGCAGCTCCGCCATACCACTGATACCATACAATCGGGCGAGGCCACACCAGAAACCATAAATACAAAACCAGCAGCGTATTACAGTATTTTAATTTTTGACCCCAGTTTATCAGATCCCAGCCGCGCAGGCTGTCAAGCACAGAAAGCCCCTTGTTTACCCCGGCCCAGAAAGTATACACTTTGAAGACCTGCAGACAGGTGAACAACGTAATTCCAAGTAGCACAGCCACAAGGTTATTGCCAGTCAACAGGAGGCATATCGTCGCCAGTGACCAGAAAATCAGAGCACTTCCGGCAAACAGGGAATCCCCTATGGCGGATAGGGAATTGCTCGTAGTGTTCTTAAATCTGTCAAACATCTGCTCCGGGAAGCGTCCGGATTTAATATTCAACTCTGTAGATAAAAAAACACCAATCAGCAGCGGAGCCCAGAAAGGATGTGAATTATAGTGGCGGACATAACGCTTTTTAGCCCGCGAAAGCTCTTTGGGATCACTGTATATGGCTTCCAGACCGGGCTGCATGGCATAGCAGAAACCGATATTCTGCAAACCACGGTTGTTAAACCCAGATCCCACAAGGAAACTGCGAAAAAAGCACCTGATAAAACTCCAGGCTATATTTTTCCCACCTTTGTTTTCCGCCAAGTTCACATCTTTTCCTGTAACACCTGAATCCGATCCAGTTAACCGGTTCACGGCATTATCTTGATGTCTGTAATCATAGTCAGACTGAAAACAGACATTAAAAATTATTCAAGTATGTTAATTCATTTTTTCATAGACAGCCTTTGCTGTCCAGCCCTGCACGCGCGCAGCAACCCTTCGTGCAACTTCTTTTGGTTTGCCGCCCTGCTCTCTTTCTTCTTCAATCAGCTCCATAATGTCATCTTCTGAGGCTTCGGAAGGTTTCTCAGGAGGGCCGACAACAACGGTAATTTCCCCGCGCAACTCCAGATTCATACCATCAAGCTCTCCAAGAGTCCCGAATATAAATTCCTCATATTCTTTCGTCAGTTCGCGGCAGATGGCAAACTCACGGTTGCCCAGAGCTTCATAAGCATTTTCCAGAGTTTCCTGTAATCTGGATTTACGCTCGAAAAAGACAATAGTGGCCCCGGTTGCACCATGAACTTTTAAAAGTTTTTTAACATGGCTGGCCTTACGTGGCAGAAAACCTAAAAAAGTATTCGGATATGGCGGAAGGCCGCTTGCGCTTAAAGCTGTTACAGGCGCACTGGGTCCGGGAACCGGTACAACTTTAAAGCCTTTTTTTCTGCACTCCCTGACCACCCGGTAGCCCGGATCACTCATCAGCGGAGTTCCTGCATCAGAGACCACGGCAAGACTTTCGCCATTTTCCAGCATTGAAATAACTTTATTTATTCTGGATTCTTCGTTGTGTTCATGCAGGCTTATAAAACCATTGGATTTTATACCAAGCTTCTGCATGAGCATACCCGTTCTTCGAGTGTCCTCGGCAAGGATTAAATCCGCTCTGGCAAGAACATCCCGAGCCCGCTCTGAAATGTCACCAAGGTTGCCAAGCGGTGTTGCCACCACCCATAAAGTCGGAGAATTCGAAGGCACTTTTTATATGCTCCAGTTTCATAGAGTTTGAATTTCCAGTAATAGCCACCAGATCAAATCTGCACGGCCTTTCCCATAAATTCTTTTCTGAAAGATAATGAGAAGCTGCTTTAACCAGTTTCTTACATTTAGCAGGGGTCAAGGCTTCAATACCGGACTGCATTCCACTTCCGGATCTTGATTTAACCTCCACAAAAACGAGCTCATCTCCATCCATACAGACCAGATCAAGCTCCCATTGCCGCCAGCGCCAGTTTCTATCAAGGACTTTCAAACCGTGCGAGTCAAGATACTTTGCGGCATAGTCCTCTCCGGCCTGTCCAAATTTCAAATGCCCGGCAGGCAAACCCTCTGCTCCTTTTTCTGCGGTTTTTCAAGGACAACGCCCCTGAAAGTGAGCCTGTGTATAGGACAAGGACCAAGTTTACGCAAAGCTTCAAGGTGAACTTTTGTGCCATAGCCTTTATGCTCTGCAAAACCATATCCGGGATACCTATGCTCCAGTTTTTCCATCAGCATGTCACGAAAAGTTTTGGCAAGTATTGACGCCGCGGAAATTTCAGGAATCTTGTCATCACCCTTTACAACTGATTCCTGCCGGTAATTCATGCCGTCCTTTAATGCTCCGTGTGGAAAAGCATGGGCCGGGATGGTCTTATTGCCATCAATCAGAACAAGCCCCGGTTTCATGCGCAGATTTACCACAGCTAGAGCCATCGCCCGAAAGGTAGCCTGAAGTATGTTTATATCATCAACGATAGCAGCTCTACTGACCCCGAGAGACCAGTGCAGAGCCTGCCTTTTAATCTCAAGGGCGAGCTCCTCGCGTTTGTGGGCACTGAGCTTCTTGGAATCGCCAAGTCCGGGGAGATCGTATTTCTCAGGCAGAACAACAGCTCCGGCGACGACAGGTCCGGCAAGACAGCCGCGCCCGGCTTCATCAACCCCGGCAATAATAATTTTTTCCTGTTCAAGACCCGGCAGCAGCATTTTAACTGTTCCTTTAGAATTGAGAGAGTTAAACAGTCTGCCAGCCCCTCAGACTCCACAGCAGATAATTATTTACAAAAAAATTTCCATAAATCTGAAAATGACCGGCACAACAATCTGTAGGAGCAATAACCCCGTTTAATCTTTAAGCCAAAACATTATTGCTTCCAAAAACATAAAAAGCCGCCTGTTCCCGAGCCATAAGGTCCGGGAAAGGCGGCTTTAAATCTTCTAATTTTCTGCCGATCCGGGCCTGAGCCCGATCGACGGAACCTTGAAACAAGGCTCTGCGAGCGCCTACCAGGCGTTCTTGGATTTGATGCGTGCGGCTTTACCTTTAAGTCCACGGAGGTAGTAAACGCGGCTACGGCGAACTTTACCTTCGGAAACAACTTCTACACGCTCAATGTAAGGTGAATGAACGGGGAAAATACGTTCAACACCGATACCATCGGAAATTTTACGAACAGTAAAAGTTGAGTCGGTGGTTCCTTTGCGGAAACGAAGAACAGCACCCTGGAAAACCTGAATACGCTCTTTTTCACCTTCAATGATACGGAAATGAACTTTTACAGTATCTCCAGCCTTGAATTTAGGCATATCAATACGCAGCTGTTCGCGTTCTATTTTTTCAATTACATTCATGTCGCTACTCCTTATATGAAAACTATTTACGGTACCCTAGCGGAAGCAAACTACCAGGCGTCACCAAGCAGCCTGTCTACCGTGATCGCTACCGCACTTCTTACTGAAAGATGATTGTATCCGTCCATAAATCGAATGGGGCGCAGGCTGCCAACCGCCATTTCCAATACTTCCGGAGCCAATCCGTGACCAGTCCCGAAAACCAGCAGTACGGGGGACTCTTCGAGCCACTGCCGAACCTGACCCGGTATCAAGGTTCCGGCCCCACGGGCACTTGTGGTTACAATAACCGGTCTTTTTCCCGACTCTCTTTCAATGTTATCTATAACATCTTCCAGAGAATTTTTGACCTGAACCGTCTTCAAAGCCTCGGCTCTATCAGGGTTAAACCTGCTGCCGGCGCCTTCGGTCCAGTGAGAAATAAGCTTATCCGCCAGTCTTTTCTGATCCTCGATCGGAGTCACCGCATATAACCCGGCCAAAGAATACGAACGGGAAACGCGGGACATATCGTGAATATCGAGGTTTGTCAAAGACACAGCGGTCTTCTCCCCAAATTTATTTAGCACAGGGTAATGTACCAGTGCCATGGAAAGATTTCTTCCAAGGCGATTGCGGGGAGTCTTCCTCAGATGCAGAACATCATCTTTTGTAAGATCGTCTGCTTCTGATAAAATTTCAGGACGGGCCTCAAGAGTCACTTCCAGTGATCTTTCCCGCCTCCATTTTTCAATAACGGCATGGTTACCCGAGGATAAAACCTCAGGAACCTTCAGACCTTCATACTCAGCCGGTCTGGTATAATGAGGATATTCCAGCAATCCCGACGAAAAGCTTTCTTCGGTGCCGGACTCAGCATGCCCCATAAATCCGGGCAGCAGTCTGGAGACAGCTTCAATCAGACAGAGAGCCCCGGCTTCTCCGCCATTGAGAACAAAGTCTCCGACTGAAACGCACTCCACCGGATAAAGATCTTCAAAGCGGGCGTCAATACCTTCGTACCTTCCGCACACCAGTGTAACTTCATCCTCTTCGGCAAGTTCACGGGCCAGAGCCTGTGAAAGCTGTTTTCCTCTAGGCGAAAGCATTATCAGACGGCGTTTGCGTCCTATTCCACCTTTTATGGTCGGCTTGATATCAAGTTCGTCAAGAGCCCTTGCAATGGGGTCGACAAACATGACCATTCCCGGTCCGCCGCCATAAGGCCTGTCGTCCACACTGCTATGCCTGTCCTGAGTATAGGAGCGTGGATCGACAAGATTAAACGACACAATGTCGTTTTCAACCGCTTTACCCATAAGACCGTGGGAAAGCGGGGAGTCAAAAAACTCCGGAAAAAGTGTTACCAGATTGAACTTCACAGATATGTCCGGGAAATATACTTAATTTCAAATTTCAGCGAGATACAACTCAAGCAGCCCTTCGGGCGGAGCAACAGTAATCTCATGGCTTTCCATATTTACGGATAAGATAAAATCCTGCTCGGCGGGAAAAAGTATTTCTTTCCCGTCTTCGGATTTTATCACCCATGTTTCCTGCCCGCAGTTGAGCAGAAAATCAGAAACTGTGCCCACCGTTTCGCCGTTTTCAAGCACGACTCTCATTCCCTTGA comes from the Maridesulfovibrio bastinii DSM 16055 genome and includes:
- the rplS gene encoding 50S ribosomal protein L19, which gives rise to MNVIEKIEREQLRIDMPKFKAGDTVKVHFRIIEGEKERIQVFQGAVLRFRKGTTDSTFTVRKISDGIGVERIFPVHSPYIERVEVVSEGKVRRSRVYYLRGLKGKAARIKSKNAW
- the trmD gene encoding tRNA (guanosine(37)-N1)-methyltransferase TrmD is translated as MKFNLVTLFPEFFDSPLSHGLMGKAVENDIVSFNLVDPRSYTQDRHSSVDDRPYGGGPGMVMFVDPIARALDELDIKPTIKGGIGRKRRLIMLSPRGKQLSQALARELAEEDEVTLVCGRYEGIDARFEDLYPVECVSVGDFVLNGGEAGALCLIEAVSRLLPGFMGHAESGTEESFSSGLLEYPHYTRPAEYEGLKVPEVLSSGNHAVIEKWRRERSLEVTLEARPEILSEADDLTKDDVLHLRKTPRNRLGRNLSMALVHYPVLNKFGEKTAVSLTNLDIHDMSRVSRSYSLAGLYAVTPIEDQKRLADKLISHWTEGAGSRFNPDRAEALKTVQVKNSLEDVIDNIERESGKRPVIVTTSARGAGTLIPGQVRQWLEESPVLLVFGTGHGLAPEVLEMAVGSLRPIRFMDGYNHLSVRSAVAITVDRLLGDAW
- a CDS encoding ribonuclease HII; translated protein: MLLPGLEQEKIIIAGVDEAGRGCLAGPVVAGAVVLPEKYDLPGLGDSKKLSAHKREELALEIKRQALHWSLGVSRAAIVDDINILQATFRAMALAVVNLRMKPGLVLIDGNKTIPAHAFPHGALKDGMNYRQESVVKGDDKIPEISAASILAKTFRDMLMEKLEHRYPGYGFAEHKGYGTKVHLEALRKLGPCPIHRLTFRGVVLEKPQKKEQRVCLPGI